From the genome of Vibrio orientalis CIP 102891 = ATCC 33934:
AGTTTGTATATCACGTGAGATAAGGTTTGTTGCAGAGAACCCGACACGAAACGGTCCATGGAACCATAAGAAACCTGCGTCCATATTGAACATGGTTTCGCCTGTACCATTGTCACGTACATCTTTGATGTCGTAATTGTTTAGATTTGCTGAATAGACATAGGTATAAATTCGTTGGATCTTAGGTGTAATACCGAACGATATATGCTGTCCAAGGAAAGTTTGATACTTGGCGAGTGAGATACCAACTTCAGTTACCCCTACACCGACAGCGTTAACTGCGCTTAACTCTGCATTGATAGCTGGGTTTAGAGCTGGATCAATACCACTGTTCGCACCGTCATAAATATCGGTTTGTGCGAAAGATTCTGCGTAGGCTTTACCGAAAACGTTCGCTGCTATATAGCGGTTTGGGATAGCAAAAGCGACGACACCACCAAACTCAAGTTTAGCGATATCGCCATTTAGCGCATCTAAAGTACCTTCGAGTTCAGAAACATTCGAATAATCCCCACCGATCGCCTGATCAATTAGACCCGCAGCTTTATCGAGATCGTCAACCATCATATGCTCATCGCTATATGACAAACCGAAGCTTGGAGTGATCATGCCAACATCGTCGTTACGACGGTAAATTGCAGTCAGTGCTGGGTTGTAAAAAGGAGCGGTTAGAAAGTTTGCTGAAACAACGCCAACACCACCCATTGCATCGCCACGGGCTTCGATCGCATAGTTTGCCGCAGACGCGGATGACGCAGCAAACATGATAGACAGCGATAAGAGTTTTAATTTATTTTCCATATCGGTATAAACTTTTTCTATTCCATGTGTTTATATCGACATATTGTGAATTAACTTGAGCTATTCATCCACTGAAACATCATACGTTTTACTAATTATTTGTGATTGCTCTACAATAATTGGCCCTTGCCAGCGTTGATGTTTCATTGAAACGGCAAGAACGTACCGTCCAGGCTCAACGGGGATATTACCTAATGAGGTCGGATAGTCGGAATCGTAGCTCTCACCCCACACTTGGCTATAGGTACCATCGACATAATCGTATATTTCGGTATCTAGCTTAGGAAGTGGGCAATGCCGGTTTAAGAGTGCATTCTTTTCTATTTTCCACTGCGCTTTGGCGTTCCAGCGAACAGATACTTTCGCCTTAGGCTCTCCTAGTAACAACCACGAACTCCACGAGGTCTCATCCGTTGCGGTGATATCGACACGATAAAGGCCCATTTTTACACGGCTGTTCAAGTTGTAGCGCTTAATATATCGAGTGAACTTGCTTTCACCTTCATTCGACAATTGAGTGAGCGTCGTATCGGTAGATAGCACCTTTGACACCCAACGTGTTAAAGAGATTTCTTTGAGTTCTTTGCTCGCACCGACTTCAACGATTGCACGGTAAGAATCCCTACCCGGGCTTTGGATCTCAGTACGACGAATAACGACGCTGTTTATCCAGTCAGGGAGAGATTTGTTATCAAGCCCCTTGCCGCAGTCAACTTCAAGAGATTGTAGAAAAAGGTCGTTGAGGTGCGGGATAAGACTTTCATTTTTCTCAAGTTGCCACACTTCGACCAACGAGGTGAACATGCCCGGCAAATCGCCATCAAGCAGGTGCTTGTGCGCTTGAGTTAAAGGTGAGTTACTTTCAAACCACGGAATTTGTGCGGCTGAAAGAGGTGCACTCAATAATAGTGCACCAATTAATGTCGCTGTTCTAAACATTAAGCTTTCATTTTATAGCCAACGCCACGTAGCGTCTCGATCTCGAGGCCTGGTAACTTCTGACGTAGCTGTAGTACGTGTGTATCTACTGTACGTGTTGTTGGGAAGTGGTTGTAGCCCCAAACGTGATCAAGCAGCTCGTCACGTGTGAACACTCGACCTAAGTTACTCGCCAAGAATAGCAGTAGATCGAACTCAGTACGTGTTAGCGTGATCGCTTCGTCTTTGTATTGAACTTCGCGTGTCGCTTTATCAATAATTAAGTGTTCAGTGGTGACTTTGCTATCGTCAATAGCGTCTCCCTCTGGCGCACGAAGTTGCGCTCGAATACGTGCAAACAGTTCCGCCTCAGCGAAAGGTTTGGTTAGGTAATCGTTCGCACCTGCGTCTAAGCCCATGACTTTGTCTTTTACGGTAACTAAAGCCGTTAAAAGAATGACAGGCACCTCTTTGATATTCTTCCATTCAGGTAAGTGCGTTACTGAATCACCATCTGGTAGTTGGCGGTCAAGAATCACTAAGTCTGCCTTGTCCCAGTACTGAGCGACATCAGCGATGGTTTCTGAGTGGAAGCATTCGTATCCCGCTTGCTCCAAACTCACTAGAAGTCCATCAGCTAAGTTTTTGTCGTCTTCAACAAGAAGCAGTGTCTGTTTCACAGGGTATCTCCAAAATAAACGTTGTCGGTGGACCAACTAAAGACATTTTACCGCCCATTCGTCCGACCATTGATTCAACGATGGTTAAGCCTAAACCAAGGCCGCTTTTACTTACAAAAGGTTTTCTGAGCTGACGCCAATCTTTTGAAGACAGCTCACCTTGGTCAATCACCTTAACCGTAATCTTTTGCTTAGAAGTGGTGACATCTAGCACCACAGGCGCAACGCCGTACTTAACAGCATTGCGAATTAAATTGTCTATACACGTGCCTAACCAATATACATTAAGTTTGGCCGCAATATCTTCATTGATAACGAATTCGATATTGTTATTGAATTCTTCTTCAATCTTAAATTCAAGCCACTCTTTCACTGATGGAACCCAATCAGTTGCTAGCGGCTTATTGTCTGATTGTAAGTAGTCTTTACTCGCTTCCGCCAACTGCCTTAAACGTCTGGAGTCTTCACATAATCGGCGAAACTCATCATAAACCGTTTCCGGTAGCTGCTCAAACTCTCGCCTAAACCCTTCTACAGTTAACGATAAGCTGGCAATTGGCGTGCGAAGCTCATGCGTAAGAATCTGTAAGATGAGCATTCGACTTTTCATCTCTTGTCGCTTGGTATTCCAGCGGTATACCGACCAACCTAGCACCAGAAAAATGTTGGCAATAACAAGCGCCACCATACTCATGCGTAATAGATCTGAATGATCTTTGGCATCCCAACAGAGATTGCCTCTGCGCACGAAACAGCTGCTCGACTCTTGACGAAGGGTAAACGACAACCCTGCCGTTTCAACATTTCGTTTCCAGATGTGCTCTGGGAAAATCAGATAATTATCACTTTGTCTCAGCCAGAGCTCATCGCGTTCAATAAACATGCTCGAACCTGAAATGAGAGCAATAATAGCGTCTTCATTCATGCGTTGTAAGCGGCCTAGCAATGTCGAGTCAGGCGCTAGAGAACGTTCTTTAATATGCATGTATTGTTGAAGTTCATCCTTTCTATCTGGATAAACATCAACATAGCGACTCGCATACGTACCACCGCCCGGGTGTATTAATGCACTACGGGTGAACCACTTGTTCGTTAACCTATTACCCTTACACATTGCGCGTGTATATACCAGCGGTTCTGTAATTAGCGGGCTTAGGGGTAATTTACCAGTACAGTTTTTGGCAAGTTGGTAAAGCCTCTGGATATCTTTTAATGGATACGCAGAAGTCTGAGGCAACATAGACTCAGGTGTCAGTAGGCGTGTCGGGTAATCTGTTTGTAGACTGCGAATATCATACGAGGCAGTCGCTTTCTCTTGATCAAAAAGATCGACGAACTGGTCAATACGTTCTGGTAATGACTCTGAATACGCGTGACCACTTAGTAGTATCAACGAGATTGACAGTGTTTTTATCGTCGTTTTAATCAATGCAAAAATTCAATAAATCAGTGAGTTAGATTTAGAGTAAAACATTATCGCAAAAAGATAAAACTGAAATGTGATATCAATGTCAGAAATAATACGGATAAATGAAAAGAAGCCAGCGAATAAAGCTGGCTTCTTAGTTAGGAAGGTGACGTTAGAGCGCTTTAGAAATCGCGTCTACGCTCTCTTTCGCATCGCCGAATAGCATTTGCGTGTTCTCTTTAAAGAACAGCGGGTTTTGAACACCAGCATAGCCCGTGTTCATAGAACGCTTAAAGACGATAACGTTTTTCGCATTCCAAACTTCAAGTACTGGCATGCCAGCGATTGGGCTGTTTGGATCTTCAAGTGCTGCTGGGTTTACTGTGTCGTTTGCACCGATAACCAGAACAGTATCTGTTTCGCCAAAGTCATCATTGATTTCGTCCATCTCTAGTACGATATCGTAAGGTACTTTTGCTTCTGCAAGTAGTACGTTCATGTGACCAGGAAGACGACCAGCAACTGGGTGGATACCAAAGCGAACGTCAATACCCTGCGCGCGTAGCTTCTCAGTAATCTCATGTACTGGATACTGAGCTTGTGCTACTGCCATACCGTACCCCGGAGTGATGATGACTGATTTTGAGCCTTTAAGCATGTCAGCAACGTCTTCTGCGAAAGTTTCGCGGTGCTCACCCTGCTCTACATCATCAGAAATGATTACTTCTTGGCCGAAGCCACCTGCGATTACACTAACGAACGAGCGGTTCATTGCCTTACACATGATGTAAGACAGAATCGCACCGGAAGAACCAACTAGTGCACCTGTAACAATCAATAGGTCGTTTGCCAACATGAAACCTGCTGCCGCTGCTGCCCAACCAGAGTATGAGTTAAGCATCGAAACAACTACCGGCATATCCGCGCCACCGATTGAAGCAACCAAGTGGTAGCCAAATGCAAATGCGATAAGTGTCATGACGATAAGAGCAAACATGCTACCGTCAGCTTTGACGAAGTAGATCATAAGTAGCGTAGAAACTACGATTGCCGCTAGGTTCAATTTGTGTTTATGAGGAAGGTTTAATGGTGACGATGAGATCACGCCACGTAACTTACCAAATGCGACAATAGAGCCTGTAAATGTTACAGCACCGATGAATACACCTAGGAAGACTTCAACCAAGTGAATAACGTGTGCTGCATGCGCTTCTTGAGGGTTCAAAGAGGCAATCACTGGCGCGTCAAGGTAGCTGTTGTAACCAACCAGTACCGCTGCCATACCAACAAAGCTGTGTAGAATTGCCACAAGCTCTGGCATTTCAGTCATTTCAACTTTCTTAGCGTAATGGATACCGATACCACCACCAATAACCATAGCAATGATGATCCAAACAAGGCCTTCTGAGTCTGGGCCAAAGATCGTTGCGATCAGCGCGATAGTCATACCAGCTATGCCGTAGTAGTTACCCGATCTTGCTGATTCTTGCTTAGACAATCCTGCCAAGCTCAATATGAAGAATAATGCAGCAACAATATAAGCTGCTTGTACTAATCCTGCAGACATTCCCTGTACTCCTTAGTCTTTACGGAACATTTCAAGCATACGCTTGGTCACGGTGAAACCACCGAAAATGTTGATACTTGCTATAAGTACGGCGATGAAAGATAAGAATGAGACGACCCCATTCCCTTGTCCGATTTGCAGTAGTGCACCTACTACGATGATGCCTGAGATAGCGTTCGTTACCGACATTAGTGGCGTATGCAGCGCATGTGTTACGTTCCAAACCACGTAGTAACCTACTACACAAGCAAGTACAAACACGGTGAAGTGCGATAAAAACGCAGCTGGTGCTACAGATGCTACCCAACCGAAAGCGCTTAAACCGATGGCAAGTGCTGCTAGCTTCTTAACTGGAGAAACAGGCTCTTGAACTTTTGGTTCAGGCTTAACAGGTTGCGCTGCTGGTTTTTGCTCTGGCTGAGCGGATACTTGGATTGGCGGTGCAGGCCAAGTCACTTCACCCTCTTTCACTACTGTTACGCCACGTAGAACGACGTCTTCAAAGTCGATGTTAATGTTGCCATCTTTTTCTTTGGTCAGGAGTTTTAGTAGGTTAACAATGTTGGTTGCGTAAAGCTGAGAGGATTGAGTCGGTAAGCGACCAACCATATCCGTATAGCCAACGATCTTAACACCATTTGCCGTCGTGATAACTTGGTCAGCGACCGTGTATTCACAGTTACCGCCGTTTGCAGCAGCAAGGTCAACAATCACGCTGCCCGCTTTCATGCTGTCTACCATCTCTTTGGTGATCAGCTTAGGAGCAGGTCTACCTGGAATAAGCGCTGTAGTGATGATGATATCAACGTCTTCGGCTTGCTGAGCGTAAAGTTCAGCCGCTTTCTTGTTGAATTCATCAGACATCTCTTTTGCGTAGCCATCGCCAGAACCTGAATCTTCTTTGAAGTCTACTTCTAAGAATTCAGCGCCCATTGATTGAACTTGCTCTTTTACTTCTGGGCGTACGTCGAATGCGCGAACGATAGCACCTAAGCTTCCCGCCGCACCGATAGCGGCTAAGCCTGCAACACCTGCACCAGCGACAAGTACTTTTGCTGGTGGCACTTTACCTGCAGCGGTAATTTGACCTGTAAAGAATCGGCCAAACTCATGAGCTGCTTCTACGACTGCGCGGTAACCAGCAATGTTTGCCATCGACGATAGCGCATCTAGAGCCTGAGCACGCGAAATACGCGGTACAGCATCCATTGCCATTACGTTAATGTTTTTGCTAGAAAGCTGCTCCATTAACTCTGGATTTTGGGCTGGCCAGATGAAGCTGATAAGACTGGCACCTTCTTTAAGCAGGGCAATTTCATTGCTCTCTTCAGAATACAGAGGTGCATTCACTTTTAAGATGAGATCTGATTGCCAGACTTCTTCAGTCGTAACAATCTTTGCCCCTGACGCTTCAAATGCTGAATTGTCGAAACTCGCTAGTTCCCCAGCGCCTGTTTCAACGACAACGTCGAAGCCTAGTTTTAATAACTGCTCTACCGATTTTGGCGACGCAGCCACTCGCGTTTCTCCGGCGAGTATTTCTTTTGGCACACCAATTTGCATTAGCTATTCCTTGACTATTCGCAACAATGATTGTTCTGTTTTTATCCAACGGTTAGAGATACTTCAAGCATTTTGTAAGAAAAACACAAAATATCATTACATATAACTATTGGTAATGAGTCTGCATGCTGTTTAATTAGTTTTTCAACAACGAATTACATAAGTTGTAAGAGGTCTAACCAGAAGCAATAATTCATCATAAAAACAAAGAATTACGTTCATTACATAAACAAAAGAGCCATCAGCATAACGACTAATGGCTCATAAATTTATGATGTTTATCAAATTGGTATGGATCTATTGAAAAATGTTGTCACCCATTTGGTCGACAAACATTTGCGCTTTTTTGAGCATAAACTCATTCGCGTCGTTTTCACTTGGAAGTACGTCTGAACGAATAAAGCGATGTGTCTTGGTTTCATCATCAAATTGCTTGGTAATTCGCCCTGCAATTCGATACTGCCCACCTTCCGATAGTGCTTCTTGATAGATGAGATAGCCTTTGTATTCTACTGGCTCTACTTCAACCTTAGGTTGCTCTTTTGCTCCGCCGAACAAACGTGAAAACAGTCCCACTAATGACTCCTTGGTTTATCATTCTTTTTGTAAAATTGGTCTTTCGAACCACTCTAGTTCAATGTCATCGTCGAATTTCTGTTTACTAAAGATAACTGGGATATCATCTTTTCGATCTTTACGACGATCATCAATAATCATACTTTTAGCGGCTATTACTGCGCTTTCTGCGTATTCTTTTAGGGTAACAAGTCGCTCTTCAGGAAGCGCCGATAGAAAGTCGATATCGTGTCTAATGTAAACAGGTCTAAGTTGACTTAACGCAAGGCAAGCAAGGTCTGCCAACTGTTCATGATCAAAGTTTTCAACAAACTCAGGCGTTGCTAATACCTGCCCCACCAAAGTCTCCATATAATTATGTACATCAACACTTATTTGCATGTGCCCTAGCTCCTTCTAAGATGACGCGCTACTTTACAGTATGGATGAAATGTTCATTTGATACTAAATGTTGCGCACACTATCATCAACTTTTGTCCGCAATTTATCCATGCCCGCACTTTTCATAGATAAGTTTAGTAAAAAGCTTGGAAATTCATCAAATAAAAGTATTCTTAACAAGCGTTCAATCAATAATTCATTCGTTTAGGCTAGGTTTCATGTCGTTTTCTATCGTCACAACTAATTGGTTCCGTATTGCGTTGCCTCTTTTGCTGTTGACGTTTATTGCTTTTGGCATGAATAACGTGATTTTGTTGACTCAATCTAACCTAGGTATCGTATCGAAACTTCCTTTCATCTTGTTTGCGATTACCATCGTATTAGCTAACGCATTTAAACAAAGTCGTATCGCCATGGTTGCGTGCGCCTTGATGCTGTCATACTGGGTCATTCAAGCTAGGTTACAGACTCCACTCTCTTCGGGTACAACGATATTGGAGCTGTCATTGCTTGCTGCTCTGTTACCAATTGCACTACTGTTTGTCTTTACCTTCCGAGATTCAACGCTGTTTTCCCGCTCATTTGGCATCTATTTAGCTACACTGTCACTTTTTCTGTTTTGGTGCTATCTGATACTCAGCTATTTTTATGATGGTGGCTTTGACAATATCGATGAAACCTTCTTGTTTGTCTTACCTGAAGTGTCAAAATTACCGTTCATCCTTGTGGTTTACTCACTTGCCATGGTGCTGTTATTCGCTATCTGCGTATTGAGTAAAAATCGTATCATTGATGTTGTTATCTATTCCACCACTCTATTGGCATCA
Proteins encoded in this window:
- a CDS encoding conjugal transfer protein TraF, encoding MENKLKLLSLSIMFAASSASAANYAIEARGDAMGGVGVVSANFLTAPFYNPALTAIYRRNDDVGMITPSFGLSYSDEHMMVDDLDKAAGLIDQAIGGDYSNVSELEGTLDALNGDIAKLEFGGVVAFAIPNRYIAANVFGKAYAESFAQTDIYDGANSGIDPALNPAINAELSAVNAVGVGVTEVGISLAKYQTFLGQHISFGITPKIQRIYTYVYSANLNNYDIKDVRDNGTGETMFNMDAGFLWFHGPFRVGFSATNLISRDIQTIELAGSTVTSSIDGSQSRTFDPVSYAYQMRPLYTVGVGLVADYATISVDYDLNEEERYTNFDDNTQMLRVGGEIDIMRQLKLRAGWKRNLAYDDLDDTVTAGIGLSPLNLFQLDIGASYTNENSMGAYVNFLTSY
- a CDS encoding DUF2861 family protein, with protein sequence MFRTATLIGALLLSAPLSAAQIPWFESNSPLTQAHKHLLDGDLPGMFTSLVEVWQLEKNESLIPHLNDLFLQSLEVDCGKGLDNKSLPDWINSVVIRRTEIQSPGRDSYRAIVEVGASKELKEISLTRWVSKVLSTDTTLTQLSNEGESKFTRYIKRYNLNSRVKMGLYRVDITATDETSWSSWLLLGEPKAKVSVRWNAKAQWKIEKNALLNRHCPLPKLDTEIYDYVDGTYSQVWGESYDSDYPTSLGNIPVEPGRYVLAVSMKHQRWQGPIIVEQSQIISKTYDVSVDE
- the vxrB gene encoding response regulator transcription factor VxrB, translating into MKQTLLLVEDDKNLADGLLVSLEQAGYECFHSETIADVAQYWDKADLVILDRQLPDGDSVTHLPEWKNIKEVPVILLTALVTVKDKVMGLDAGANDYLTKPFAEAELFARIRAQLRAPEGDAIDDSKVTTEHLIIDKATREVQYKDEAITLTRTEFDLLLFLASNLGRVFTRDELLDHVWGYNHFPTTRTVDTHVLQLRQKLPGLEIETLRGVGYKMKA
- the vxrA gene encoding sensor histidine kinase VxrA produces the protein MFALIKTTIKTLSISLILLSGHAYSESLPERIDQFVDLFDQEKATASYDIRSLQTDYPTRLLTPESMLPQTSAYPLKDIQRLYQLAKNCTGKLPLSPLITEPLVYTRAMCKGNRLTNKWFTRSALIHPGGGTYASRYVDVYPDRKDELQQYMHIKERSLAPDSTLLGRLQRMNEDAIIALISGSSMFIERDELWLRQSDNYLIFPEHIWKRNVETAGLSFTLRQESSSCFVRRGNLCWDAKDHSDLLRMSMVALVIANIFLVLGWSVYRWNTKRQEMKSRMLILQILTHELRTPIASLSLTVEGFRREFEQLPETVYDEFRRLCEDSRRLRQLAEASKDYLQSDNKPLATDWVPSVKEWLEFKIEEEFNNNIEFVINEDIAAKLNVYWLGTCIDNLIRNAVKYGVAPVVLDVTTSKQKITVKVIDQGELSSKDWRQLRKPFVSKSGLGLGLTIVESMVGRMGGKMSLVGPPTTFILEIPCETDTASC
- the pntB gene encoding Re/Si-specific NAD(P)(+) transhydrogenase subunit beta, with amino-acid sequence MSAGLVQAAYIVAALFFILSLAGLSKQESARSGNYYGIAGMTIALIATIFGPDSEGLVWIIIAMVIGGGIGIHYAKKVEMTEMPELVAILHSFVGMAAVLVGYNSYLDAPVIASLNPQEAHAAHVIHLVEVFLGVFIGAVTFTGSIVAFGKLRGVISSSPLNLPHKHKLNLAAIVVSTLLMIYFVKADGSMFALIVMTLIAFAFGYHLVASIGGADMPVVVSMLNSYSGWAAAAAGFMLANDLLIVTGALVGSSGAILSYIMCKAMNRSFVSVIAGGFGQEVIISDDVEQGEHRETFAEDVADMLKGSKSVIITPGYGMAVAQAQYPVHEITEKLRAQGIDVRFGIHPVAGRLPGHMNVLLAEAKVPYDIVLEMDEINDDFGETDTVLVIGANDTVNPAALEDPNSPIAGMPVLEVWNAKNVIVFKRSMNTGYAGVQNPLFFKENTQMLFGDAKESVDAISKAL
- the pntA gene encoding Re/Si-specific NAD(P)(+) transhydrogenase subunit alpha, which translates into the protein MQIGVPKEILAGETRVAASPKSVEQLLKLGFDVVVETGAGELASFDNSAFEASGAKIVTTEEVWQSDLILKVNAPLYSEESNEIALLKEGASLISFIWPAQNPELMEQLSSKNINVMAMDAVPRISRAQALDALSSMANIAGYRAVVEAAHEFGRFFTGQITAAGKVPPAKVLVAGAGVAGLAAIGAAGSLGAIVRAFDVRPEVKEQVQSMGAEFLEVDFKEDSGSGDGYAKEMSDEFNKKAAELYAQQAEDVDIIITTALIPGRPAPKLITKEMVDSMKAGSVIVDLAAANGGNCEYTVADQVITTANGVKIVGYTDMVGRLPTQSSQLYATNIVNLLKLLTKEKDGNINIDFEDVVLRGVTVVKEGEVTWPAPPIQVSAQPEQKPAAQPVKPEPKVQEPVSPVKKLAALAIGLSAFGWVASVAPAAFLSHFTVFVLACVVGYYVVWNVTHALHTPLMSVTNAISGIIVVGALLQIGQGNGVVSFLSFIAVLIASINIFGGFTVTKRMLEMFRKD
- a CDS encoding HlyU family transcriptional regulator, which produces MGLFSRLFGGAKEQPKVEVEPVEYKGYLIYQEALSEGGQYRIAGRITKQFDDETKTHRFIRSDVLPSENDANEFMLKKAQMFVDQMGDNIFQ
- a CDS encoding late competence development ComFB family protein produces the protein MQISVDVHNYMETLVGQVLATPEFVENFDHEQLADLACLALSQLRPVYIRHDIDFLSALPEERLVTLKEYAESAVIAAKSMIIDDRRKDRKDDIPVIFSKQKFDDDIELEWFERPILQKE